The sequence CGGTTCAGGCTATCCAAAAGGTCTGAAAGGGGATGAGATTCCTCTGGAAGCCAGAATTGCAACCGTGGCAGACATCTTTGATGCGCTGACTTGTCAGCGTCCCTACAAAAAACCGTGGCCTTTAGACGATGCCATAGCTGAACTGGAAAAAATGCAACAGGCGAATAAATTAGATGCAGAGTGTGTTGCTGCTGTTAGAGAAAATAAAGCAGAGTTTGAAAAGGTAATGAAGGAACTGTCTGACGACAAAAAGTAGTTATCACTAGAGAAAAAGCCCTCAAGTGATAACTACTCAATAGCTTCTAAAATGTCAGCGTAGCGGCCATTTCGTCATTGATCTTGACTAAACACGTCAAATCTTTTTTCAACTTCCATTTGCAGTCTGAAGTCACGGTCATGCCTTCATATTCACCACTAAAATGACCATCATCGTAGTTGTATGATAGCTGGCCATCAATCACCACATTGCCGTTAATTAAGACTTGATGTTCAAAGCTGATTTGATCAAAGCGGCCATAGACTTCCACTTGTTGTTCAGCACCCGCCGGACGATAGTACTGCTTTGGGGATGCCGAAGTACAGCCGAGTAATGTTGCCAGCAGTGCGGCGATGATGATCTTTTTCATATGTGATTCCAGTAAAAAGTAAATAAGCCTGTTTATACTACAAAAAACCGCTTTGAACGCCTAATGTGATTTCACAGCATATTTAACAATACCGTCAGTGTCAGTAATGAAATAACAGTGGAAAACATGATAGTTTGTGCTGTGATAAAGGCATCCCGTTGGTAAAACTCGGCAAGCATAAAAGGGCCAGTGCCTGTCGGTAATGCGGCCAGTAAGACGGCCATCATGGCTAATGTCCTATCCATATCAAACACCCAGAACGCCAATGCGGTGACCAGAAGCGGTTGTATGGCGAGTTTTGTAAAGGTTAATACCCAGGCAACACGTTTCTCGTTGTCGCTATTATTTGGCATTTCACTGCGGCTACTTGCCAGAAACAAGCCTAAGCTCACCAATGCACATGGACTAGCAGAGTCAGACAAAAGATGGAGAAATGTTTCAACACTGTCGGGAATGGTCAAACCTGACGCGGCAACTATTACACCGGCGATGGGGGAAACAACTAATGGGTTACGAAATACGGCAGATAACACACTTTTTATCCGTAAGCGGAACGCTTTCTCAGCCTGTAAACCGGTTTCGATTAACATGATGGCAATAGAAAATAAGATACAAACCACAATAATGGACGCAATCGTTGTGGGTATCTGACTGGATGCACCGAACACCAAAAATAATAAAGGAAAACCAACATAGCCGGTATTGGAATAGGCCGCCGCTACGCCATCAACACTGGCATCCGCTAAATGCTTGCCCTGCGAAAGTCGCCAGACAAGAATCAGTAAAAAGATTATGCCGGTACCCAATAAATAAACGTTTATAAAAGCAGGTAGAAATAAAGCCTGCCAGTGGCTATGTGCCATAATGTCGAACAACAAGGCCGGTAAGGCAAGCCAGACGACATAACGATTTAATTCACTGGCGGCAGTTGGGCCAAGTACACCGGTTTTTCTACTGATAAAACCCGCCGCAATCAGCCCAAAAATGGGCAACAAAATAGAAAGTGTATTTAGCATGGAATGTATAGCTTTGTATCGCAATGCTAAATAATATCAGGATGATCATAAGGTGCCTAATTAACCAGGCCAGAGGAAAAAACAAAGGCAAATATGCTGAATAAAATCAGACGTTTTTTTATAAAGTTAATGCTCTATAGCATGCTGGGCTGGCTAGTGATAAGCCTGCTTATCGTTTTACCGTTTCGTTGGTTAAACCCACCAGTCAGTATGGTGATGGTGGAACGCTGGCTGACCCATGATGATTATACGATTCATCAACGCTGGCTGAGCTGGGAGCAAATTCCCAAAAAAGTGGCGCTTGCGGTGATTACCTCTGAAGATCAGCGTTTTCCTCTGCATCAGGGCTTTGACGTTGATGCCATTATGAAGGCACTTAACGAAGCTGAGGATGGCGGACGGTTACGTGGTGCCAGCACCATTAGTCAGCAGGTCGCTAAAAATATGTTCCTGTGGACAGGTAGAAGCTGGATAAGGAAAGGTTTGGAAGTCTGGTTTACTTCTTTAATCGAACTGACCTGGGGCAAGCAACGTATTCTGGAAGTGTATTTGAATATTGCCGAGTGGGGGAAAGGTGTTTTTGGTATTGAAGCCGCCAGTGAATATCACTTTGCCAAACAGGCTTCACAACTGACGGATATGCAAGCCGCACTGTTGGCATCAACCCTGCCTAGTCCGTTGAAATATGATCCTGCAAGACCCGCCCAACATCTTATTGACCGGGCGCGCTGGAACTTGGCACAGCAACGTAAATTAGGTGGCACTAACTGGTTAGCCCCAATATCAGAATAAAAAAACCGCCAGTACTAGAAGGTGTACTGGCGGTACCGAGGACGAGAGAGTTATTTAAGCCAGACTTTCCAGCCTTTCTCTGCCATACACTCAATAAAGCCAACGGTAACC is a genomic window of Methylophaga thalassica containing:
- a CDS encoding AEC family transporter, encoding MLNTLSILLPIFGLIAAGFISRKTGVLGPTAASELNRYVVWLALPALLFDIMAHSHWQALFLPAFINVYLLGTGIIFLLILVWRLSQGKHLADASVDGVAAAYSNTGYVGFPLLFLVFGASSQIPTTIASIIVVCILFSIAIMLIETGLQAEKAFRLRIKSVLSAVFRNPLVVSPIAGVIVAASGLTIPDSVETFLHLLSDSASPCALVSLGLFLASSRSEMPNNSDNEKRVAWVLTFTKLAIQPLLVTALAFWVFDMDRTLAMMAVLLAALPTGTGPFMLAEFYQRDAFITAQTIMFSTVISLLTLTVLLNML
- the mtgA gene encoding monofunctional biosynthetic peptidoglycan transglycosylase, with amino-acid sequence MLNKIRRFFIKLMLYSMLGWLVISLLIVLPFRWLNPPVSMVMVERWLTHDDYTIHQRWLSWEQIPKKVALAVITSEDQRFPLHQGFDVDAIMKALNEAEDGGRLRGASTISQQVAKNMFLWTGRSWIRKGLEVWFTSLIELTWGKQRILEVYLNIAEWGKGVFGIEAASEYHFAKQASQLTDMQAALLASTLPSPLKYDPARPAQHLIDRARWNLAQQRKLGGTNWLAPISE